The Corvus hawaiiensis isolate bCorHaw1 chromosome 7, bCorHaw1.pri.cur, whole genome shotgun sequence genome contains a region encoding:
- the ZNF804A gene encoding zinc finger protein 804A isoform X2, translating into MECYYIVISSAHLSNGHFRNIKGVFRGPLSKNGNKTLDYAEKKNTIAKALEDLKANFYCELCDKQYYKHQEFDNHINSYDHAHKQRLKELKQREFARNVASKSWKDERKQEKALQRLHKLAELRKERTCAPGSGPMFKSTTVTVQDDCNDTPKSAAIDSTKSQNFSCTLMHDAQNCKDVASVVSSSPGDTGSPQSDTNKCGDQVQGAQGHRVGFSFAFPKKAAVKLESSAAVFYEFNDETSMEHGFSRRSRFVPETCNLQSPSAAEIVVCPEEKHNCFHPLVEKCTDTAEAPESQESKGPSSEESGVLESPAVTPAMSHSKHPVSLDTDSHSVDVSAADLGHQTLPLAADSAQVLPLDGSGHELQASRAPVQELVEDCSSLQDVAEENYNDGNSDPSANETEIKNLGADAVVPAPSEEGSGAPKSKPDMYKRPCQPFVPVLSKYGSNILQWPSEMLIYTSTDPSISYSCNPLYFDFKSSRASDSQEKPKHQPNIPHLHHKTESHHVLVSDFTNKPTSECGGYEVEVKKNVCNYTIPLLSDVSLFRNCDLAKNQNKVSLDESFTIRKIEKYHISQNPLQQNTVIDEKYNKVWIKEGHEKWLHRGRKSKRRRKLCHCHYHHCGDTTVPEMEMSPVTEKEVTYRDENKYQHLQNNSEKCRHDAGNIWLTASEVLQSHRKFGIENGPKRVMSASDHIHWDRGWCDFWSAKNSGQHHGCKGPHRKSKASSRRQAKQLTTSSRRHSLRHSKTCCSWKGRRSSYNPEHKCLGQCSEEKGLSQNQPIKRGYSVLTEEPEKPHRKRRQHTYSSSSDESSCGQTLSAEECLRQVHALGTYHKAKGKHRRRKTRIHHVFLDRNAKSETSEPSKENSANSTLNILGDLLTQDYLEETNADPKDDDAKDMDETMELEESKAPLETAGPQVLEDDKLMACAAMESAPAMLPDVITSSAASAPDHTAPAAAAKQDLPQEAKKKENVNSRENQARYKIPVPNRHLEHAPPKSYLCHYELAESLPHEKMGEVAGEWVQCNPGMFSSPPPLPFKEAQVNSHTFLTTEQLIAPFPLPDQTLIFPPDNHEKFKELPSEAYQQIVPQNVLSSKVKFAFAPPAMQPPGSPLPPLPLQPPLCSTSVTTIHHTILQQHAAAGALKVLQPHQQFLSQVPALSRAPLPHLPVGPRLCPGGHAAFVAPPHLPLLPPSVLPPVPLAFPPLPHTVFPSLLAPHPAVIPLQPLF; encoded by the exons AGACTGAAGGAACTGAAACAGAGGGAGTTTGCTCGAAATGTAGCATCTAAGTCAtggaaagatgaaagaaaacaggagaaagcCCTTCAACGTTTACACAAGCTAGCTGAGCTAAGGAAAGAGAGAACGTG TGCTCCTGGAAGTGGCCCTATGTTCAAATCCACTACAGTGACTGTGCAAGATGATTGCAATGATACCCCCAAAAGTGCCGCCATAGATTCTACCAAAAGCCAGAATTTCAGCTGTACATTAATGCACGATGCCCAGAATTGCAAAGACGTTGCTTCTGttgtttcttcctctcctgGAGATACAGGTAGTCCTCAATCCGACACTAATAAATGCGGAGATCAGGTTCAAGGAGCTCAAGGACACAGAGTTGGgttctcctttgcttttcctaaGAAAGCAGCAGTCAAACTGGAGTCTTCAGCTGCCGTTTTCTATGAGTTTAATGACGAAACCTCCATGGAGCATGGATTTAGCAGAAGAAGTAGGTTTGTTCCAGAAACATGTAACCTTCAGTCTCCTTCAGCAGCCGAAATAGTTGTATGCCCTGAGGAGAAACACAACTGTTTTCACCCACTGGTGGAAAaatgcacagacacagcagaagCTCCTGAATCTCAGGAGTCAAAAGGGCCATCTAGTGAGGAAAGCGGGGTGCTGGAGAGTCCCGCTGTAACTCCTGCCATGTCCCACTCAAAGCATCCGGTGTCCTTGGACACGGATAGCCACAGTGTGGATGTAAGTGCAGCCGACTTGGGGCACCAAACACTGCCCCTGGCTGCAGACAGTGCTCAGGTCCTGCCCCTGGATGGCAGTGGGCATGAGCTGCAGGCTAGCAGAGCTCCTGTGCAGGAACTTGTGGAGGATTGTTCTTCTCTGCAGGATGTTGCGGAGGAGAACTATAATGACGGGAACAGTGATCCATCTgcaaatgaaactgaaataaaaaacctgGGGGCAGATGCAGTAGTTCCAGCACCATCTGAAGAAGGTAGTGGAGCCCCAAAAAGCAAACCGGACATGTACAAGAGACCCTGTCAACCCTTCGTTCCTGTTCTTAGCAAATACGGATCAAATATTCTTCAGTGGCCATCAGAAATGTTAATTTACACAAGTACAGACCCATCAATTTCGTATAGCTGTAATCctttatattttgattttaagtCATCAAGAGCAAGTGACAGCCAAGAAAAGCCCAAGCATCAACCAAACATACCTCATTTGCACCATAAAACTGAATCTCACCATGTCTTGGTCTCGGATTTTACAAATAAACCTACTTCAGAGTGTGGTGGTTATGAAgtagaagtgaagaaaaatgtgtgcAACTATACAATACCCCTATTAAGTGATGTTTCCCTCTTCAGAAATTGTGACCTtgcaaaaaatcaaaacaaagtgtcCTTGGATGAGTCGTTCACGattagaaaaatagaaaagtatcACATATCTCAAAACCCCTTACAACAAAACACTGTGATAGATGAGAAATACAACAAAGTCTGGATCAAAGAAGGCCATGAAAAATGGCttcacagaggcagaaaaagtaaaaggagaagaaaattatgtCATTGTCATTATCATCACTGTGGGGACACAACAGTACCGGAAATGGAGATGTCTCCAGTAACCGAAAAAGAAGTTACTTacagagatgaaaataaatatcagCACCTCCAAAATAATTCAGAGAAGTGCAGACATGATGCAGGGAATATCTGGTTAACTGCGAGTGAGGTACTGCAGTCACATCGAAAATTTGGCATTGAAAATGGTCCTAAGAGAGTCATGTCTGCATCAGATCACATACACTGGGACAGAGGCTGGTGTGACTTTTGGAGTGCAAAAAATAGTGGCCAACACCATGGTTGTAAAGGACCACACAGAAAGAGCAAAGCAAGCTCCCGAAGGCAGGCAAAGCAGCTGACTACGAGTTCCAGGAGGCACAGCCTAAGGCACTCTAAAACGTGCTGTAGCTGGAAAGGCAGGAGGTCAAGCTATAACCCAGAGCATAAATGTTTAGGACAATGCAGTGAGGAGAAGGGGCTGAGCCAAAACCAGCCCATAAAGAGAGGTTACAGTGTTCTGACAGAAGAGCCTGAGAAACCCCACCGCAAGCGGAGGCAGCACACCTACTCTTCTTCCTCGGATGAAAGTTCATGTGGACAGACATTATCAGCAGAGGAATGTCTAAGGCAAGTACATGCTTTAGGTACATATCACAAGGCAAAAGGGAaacacaggagaaggaaaactaGAATCCATCATGTTTTCCTTGACAGGAATGCAAAAAGTGAGACCTCTGAACCTTCCAAAGAAAATTCTGCAAATtctacattaaatattttggggGACCTATTGACTCAAGACTATCTAGAGGAAACTAATGCAGATCCCAAAGATGATGATGCAAAAGATATGGATGAAACAATGGAGCTGGAGGAAAGCAAGGCGCCTCTAGAAACTGCTGGCCCACAGGTGCTGGAAGATGATAAACTGATGGCGTGCGCAGCGATGGAGAGCGCACCGGCCATGCTTCCTGATGTCATCACAagttctgctgcttctgctcctgaccacactgctccagcagctgctgccaagcagGATCTTCCCcaagaggcaaagaaaaaagaaaatgtcaacaGTCGTGAAAATCAAGCTCGTTACAAAATTCCCGTCCCCAACAGACACTTGGAACATGCTCCTCCTAAATCCTATCTTTGCCATTATGAATTGGCCGAGTCTCTACCGCATGAGAAAATGGGTGAGGTAGCCGGTGAATGGGTGCAGTGTAATCCTGGCATGTTTAGCAGCCCCCCGCCCTTGCCATTCAAAGAAGCACAAGTAAACAGTCACACCTTTCTAACTACCGAGCAGTTAATAGCCCCCTTCCCCCTGCCCGATCAGACGCTGATATTCCCTCCTGATAACCATGAGAAGTTCAAAGAGCTCCCATCGGAGGCGTATCAGCAGATCGTGCCGCAGAACGTGCTGTCCAGCAAAGTGAAGTTCGCGTTCGCCCCGCCGGCGATGCAGCCCCCGGGCTCGCCGCTGCCGCCCTTGCCGCTGCAGCCGCCGCTGTGCTCTACCTCGGTGACCACCATCCACCACaccatcctgcagcagcacGCTGCCGCCGGCGCGCTCAAGGTtctccagccccaccagcagTTCCTCTCGCAGGTCCCGGCTCTTTCCAGAGCGCCTTTACCTCATCTGCCGGTAGGACCGCGGCTCTGCCCGGGCGGCCACGCAGCCTTTGTCGCCCCGCCGCacctgccgctgctgccgccctcGGTCCTGCCCCCCGTCCCGCTGGCCTTTCCCCCGCTGCCGCACACCGTCTTCCCGTCCCTGCTGGCCCCGCACCCGGCTGTCATCCCCCTGCAGCCGCTCTTTTAG
- the ZNF804A gene encoding zinc finger protein 804A isoform X3: MECYYIVISSAHLSNGHFRNIKGVFRGPLSKNGNKTLRLKELKQREFARNVASKSWKDERKQEKALQRLHKLAELRKERTCAPGSGPMFKSTTVTVQDDCNDTPKSAAIDSTKSQNFSCTLMHDAQNCKDVASVVSSSPGDTGSPQSDTNKCGDQVQGAQGHRVGFSFAFPKKAAVKLESSAAVFYEFNDETSMEHGFSRRSRFVPETCNLQSPSAAEIVVCPEEKHNCFHPLVEKCTDTAEAPESQESKGPSSEESGVLESPAVTPAMSHSKHPVSLDTDSHSVDVSAADLGHQTLPLAADSAQVLPLDGSGHELQASRAPVQELVEDCSSLQDVAEENYNDGNSDPSANETEIKNLGADAVVPAPSEEGSGAPKSKPDMYKRPCQPFVPVLSKYGSNILQWPSEMLIYTSTDPSISYSCNPLYFDFKSSRASDSQEKPKHQPNIPHLHHKTESHHVLVSDFTNKPTSECGGYEVEVKKNVCNYTIPLLSDVSLFRNCDLAKNQNKVSLDESFTIRKIEKYHISQNPLQQNTVIDEKYNKVWIKEGHEKWLHRGRKSKRRRKLCHCHYHHCGDTTVPEMEMSPVTEKEVTYRDENKYQHLQNNSEKCRHDAGNIWLTASEVLQSHRKFGIENGPKRVMSASDHIHWDRGWCDFWSAKNSGQHHGCKGPHRKSKASSRRQAKQLTTSSRRHSLRHSKTCCSWKGRRSSYNPEHKCLGQCSEEKGLSQNQPIKRGYSVLTEEPEKPHRKRRQHTYSSSSDESSCGQTLSAEECLRQVHALGTYHKAKGKHRRRKTRIHHVFLDRNAKSETSEPSKENSANSTLNILGDLLTQDYLEETNADPKDDDAKDMDETMELEESKAPLETAGPQVLEDDKLMACAAMESAPAMLPDVITSSAASAPDHTAPAAAAKQDLPQEAKKKENVNSRENQARYKIPVPNRHLEHAPPKSYLCHYELAESLPHEKMGEVAGEWVQCNPGMFSSPPPLPFKEAQVNSHTFLTTEQLIAPFPLPDQTLIFPPDNHEKFKELPSEAYQQIVPQNVLSSKVKFAFAPPAMQPPGSPLPPLPLQPPLCSTSVTTIHHTILQQHAAAGALKVLQPHQQFLSQVPALSRAPLPHLPVGPRLCPGGHAAFVAPPHLPLLPPSVLPPVPLAFPPLPHTVFPSLLAPHPAVIPLQPLF; this comes from the exons AGACTGAAGGAACTGAAACAGAGGGAGTTTGCTCGAAATGTAGCATCTAAGTCAtggaaagatgaaagaaaacaggagaaagcCCTTCAACGTTTACACAAGCTAGCTGAGCTAAGGAAAGAGAGAACGTG TGCTCCTGGAAGTGGCCCTATGTTCAAATCCACTACAGTGACTGTGCAAGATGATTGCAATGATACCCCCAAAAGTGCCGCCATAGATTCTACCAAAAGCCAGAATTTCAGCTGTACATTAATGCACGATGCCCAGAATTGCAAAGACGTTGCTTCTGttgtttcttcctctcctgGAGATACAGGTAGTCCTCAATCCGACACTAATAAATGCGGAGATCAGGTTCAAGGAGCTCAAGGACACAGAGTTGGgttctcctttgcttttcctaaGAAAGCAGCAGTCAAACTGGAGTCTTCAGCTGCCGTTTTCTATGAGTTTAATGACGAAACCTCCATGGAGCATGGATTTAGCAGAAGAAGTAGGTTTGTTCCAGAAACATGTAACCTTCAGTCTCCTTCAGCAGCCGAAATAGTTGTATGCCCTGAGGAGAAACACAACTGTTTTCACCCACTGGTGGAAAaatgcacagacacagcagaagCTCCTGAATCTCAGGAGTCAAAAGGGCCATCTAGTGAGGAAAGCGGGGTGCTGGAGAGTCCCGCTGTAACTCCTGCCATGTCCCACTCAAAGCATCCGGTGTCCTTGGACACGGATAGCCACAGTGTGGATGTAAGTGCAGCCGACTTGGGGCACCAAACACTGCCCCTGGCTGCAGACAGTGCTCAGGTCCTGCCCCTGGATGGCAGTGGGCATGAGCTGCAGGCTAGCAGAGCTCCTGTGCAGGAACTTGTGGAGGATTGTTCTTCTCTGCAGGATGTTGCGGAGGAGAACTATAATGACGGGAACAGTGATCCATCTgcaaatgaaactgaaataaaaaacctgGGGGCAGATGCAGTAGTTCCAGCACCATCTGAAGAAGGTAGTGGAGCCCCAAAAAGCAAACCGGACATGTACAAGAGACCCTGTCAACCCTTCGTTCCTGTTCTTAGCAAATACGGATCAAATATTCTTCAGTGGCCATCAGAAATGTTAATTTACACAAGTACAGACCCATCAATTTCGTATAGCTGTAATCctttatattttgattttaagtCATCAAGAGCAAGTGACAGCCAAGAAAAGCCCAAGCATCAACCAAACATACCTCATTTGCACCATAAAACTGAATCTCACCATGTCTTGGTCTCGGATTTTACAAATAAACCTACTTCAGAGTGTGGTGGTTATGAAgtagaagtgaagaaaaatgtgtgcAACTATACAATACCCCTATTAAGTGATGTTTCCCTCTTCAGAAATTGTGACCTtgcaaaaaatcaaaacaaagtgtcCTTGGATGAGTCGTTCACGattagaaaaatagaaaagtatcACATATCTCAAAACCCCTTACAACAAAACACTGTGATAGATGAGAAATACAACAAAGTCTGGATCAAAGAAGGCCATGAAAAATGGCttcacagaggcagaaaaagtaaaaggagaagaaaattatgtCATTGTCATTATCATCACTGTGGGGACACAACAGTACCGGAAATGGAGATGTCTCCAGTAACCGAAAAAGAAGTTACTTacagagatgaaaataaatatcagCACCTCCAAAATAATTCAGAGAAGTGCAGACATGATGCAGGGAATATCTGGTTAACTGCGAGTGAGGTACTGCAGTCACATCGAAAATTTGGCATTGAAAATGGTCCTAAGAGAGTCATGTCTGCATCAGATCACATACACTGGGACAGAGGCTGGTGTGACTTTTGGAGTGCAAAAAATAGTGGCCAACACCATGGTTGTAAAGGACCACACAGAAAGAGCAAAGCAAGCTCCCGAAGGCAGGCAAAGCAGCTGACTACGAGTTCCAGGAGGCACAGCCTAAGGCACTCTAAAACGTGCTGTAGCTGGAAAGGCAGGAGGTCAAGCTATAACCCAGAGCATAAATGTTTAGGACAATGCAGTGAGGAGAAGGGGCTGAGCCAAAACCAGCCCATAAAGAGAGGTTACAGTGTTCTGACAGAAGAGCCTGAGAAACCCCACCGCAAGCGGAGGCAGCACACCTACTCTTCTTCCTCGGATGAAAGTTCATGTGGACAGACATTATCAGCAGAGGAATGTCTAAGGCAAGTACATGCTTTAGGTACATATCACAAGGCAAAAGGGAaacacaggagaaggaaaactaGAATCCATCATGTTTTCCTTGACAGGAATGCAAAAAGTGAGACCTCTGAACCTTCCAAAGAAAATTCTGCAAATtctacattaaatattttggggGACCTATTGACTCAAGACTATCTAGAGGAAACTAATGCAGATCCCAAAGATGATGATGCAAAAGATATGGATGAAACAATGGAGCTGGAGGAAAGCAAGGCGCCTCTAGAAACTGCTGGCCCACAGGTGCTGGAAGATGATAAACTGATGGCGTGCGCAGCGATGGAGAGCGCACCGGCCATGCTTCCTGATGTCATCACAagttctgctgcttctgctcctgaccacactgctccagcagctgctgccaagcagGATCTTCCCcaagaggcaaagaaaaaagaaaatgtcaacaGTCGTGAAAATCAAGCTCGTTACAAAATTCCCGTCCCCAACAGACACTTGGAACATGCTCCTCCTAAATCCTATCTTTGCCATTATGAATTGGCCGAGTCTCTACCGCATGAGAAAATGGGTGAGGTAGCCGGTGAATGGGTGCAGTGTAATCCTGGCATGTTTAGCAGCCCCCCGCCCTTGCCATTCAAAGAAGCACAAGTAAACAGTCACACCTTTCTAACTACCGAGCAGTTAATAGCCCCCTTCCCCCTGCCCGATCAGACGCTGATATTCCCTCCTGATAACCATGAGAAGTTCAAAGAGCTCCCATCGGAGGCGTATCAGCAGATCGTGCCGCAGAACGTGCTGTCCAGCAAAGTGAAGTTCGCGTTCGCCCCGCCGGCGATGCAGCCCCCGGGCTCGCCGCTGCCGCCCTTGCCGCTGCAGCCGCCGCTGTGCTCTACCTCGGTGACCACCATCCACCACaccatcctgcagcagcacGCTGCCGCCGGCGCGCTCAAGGTtctccagccccaccagcagTTCCTCTCGCAGGTCCCGGCTCTTTCCAGAGCGCCTTTACCTCATCTGCCGGTAGGACCGCGGCTCTGCCCGGGCGGCCACGCAGCCTTTGTCGCCCCGCCGCacctgccgctgctgccgccctcGGTCCTGCCCCCCGTCCCGCTGGCCTTTCCCCCGCTGCCGCACACCGTCTTCCCGTCCCTGCTGGCCCCGCACCCGGCTGTCATCCCCCTGCAGCCGCTCTTTTAG
- the ZNF804A gene encoding zinc finger protein 804A isoform X1, with the protein MIDEELLSKAARNFHTFILPTSFMGSPTVFLENFHRSEDYAEKKNTIAKALEDLKANFYCELCDKQYYKHQEFDNHINSYDHAHKQRLKELKQREFARNVASKSWKDERKQEKALQRLHKLAELRKERTCAPGSGPMFKSTTVTVQDDCNDTPKSAAIDSTKSQNFSCTLMHDAQNCKDVASVVSSSPGDTGSPQSDTNKCGDQVQGAQGHRVGFSFAFPKKAAVKLESSAAVFYEFNDETSMEHGFSRRSRFVPETCNLQSPSAAEIVVCPEEKHNCFHPLVEKCTDTAEAPESQESKGPSSEESGVLESPAVTPAMSHSKHPVSLDTDSHSVDVSAADLGHQTLPLAADSAQVLPLDGSGHELQASRAPVQELVEDCSSLQDVAEENYNDGNSDPSANETEIKNLGADAVVPAPSEEGSGAPKSKPDMYKRPCQPFVPVLSKYGSNILQWPSEMLIYTSTDPSISYSCNPLYFDFKSSRASDSQEKPKHQPNIPHLHHKTESHHVLVSDFTNKPTSECGGYEVEVKKNVCNYTIPLLSDVSLFRNCDLAKNQNKVSLDESFTIRKIEKYHISQNPLQQNTVIDEKYNKVWIKEGHEKWLHRGRKSKRRRKLCHCHYHHCGDTTVPEMEMSPVTEKEVTYRDENKYQHLQNNSEKCRHDAGNIWLTASEVLQSHRKFGIENGPKRVMSASDHIHWDRGWCDFWSAKNSGQHHGCKGPHRKSKASSRRQAKQLTTSSRRHSLRHSKTCCSWKGRRSSYNPEHKCLGQCSEEKGLSQNQPIKRGYSVLTEEPEKPHRKRRQHTYSSSSDESSCGQTLSAEECLRQVHALGTYHKAKGKHRRRKTRIHHVFLDRNAKSETSEPSKENSANSTLNILGDLLTQDYLEETNADPKDDDAKDMDETMELEESKAPLETAGPQVLEDDKLMACAAMESAPAMLPDVITSSAASAPDHTAPAAAAKQDLPQEAKKKENVNSRENQARYKIPVPNRHLEHAPPKSYLCHYELAESLPHEKMGEVAGEWVQCNPGMFSSPPPLPFKEAQVNSHTFLTTEQLIAPFPLPDQTLIFPPDNHEKFKELPSEAYQQIVPQNVLSSKVKFAFAPPAMQPPGSPLPPLPLQPPLCSTSVTTIHHTILQQHAAAGALKVLQPHQQFLSQVPALSRAPLPHLPVGPRLCPGGHAAFVAPPHLPLLPPSVLPPVPLAFPPLPHTVFPSLLAPHPAVIPLQPLF; encoded by the exons AGACTGAAGGAACTGAAACAGAGGGAGTTTGCTCGAAATGTAGCATCTAAGTCAtggaaagatgaaagaaaacaggagaaagcCCTTCAACGTTTACACAAGCTAGCTGAGCTAAGGAAAGAGAGAACGTG TGCTCCTGGAAGTGGCCCTATGTTCAAATCCACTACAGTGACTGTGCAAGATGATTGCAATGATACCCCCAAAAGTGCCGCCATAGATTCTACCAAAAGCCAGAATTTCAGCTGTACATTAATGCACGATGCCCAGAATTGCAAAGACGTTGCTTCTGttgtttcttcctctcctgGAGATACAGGTAGTCCTCAATCCGACACTAATAAATGCGGAGATCAGGTTCAAGGAGCTCAAGGACACAGAGTTGGgttctcctttgcttttcctaaGAAAGCAGCAGTCAAACTGGAGTCTTCAGCTGCCGTTTTCTATGAGTTTAATGACGAAACCTCCATGGAGCATGGATTTAGCAGAAGAAGTAGGTTTGTTCCAGAAACATGTAACCTTCAGTCTCCTTCAGCAGCCGAAATAGTTGTATGCCCTGAGGAGAAACACAACTGTTTTCACCCACTGGTGGAAAaatgcacagacacagcagaagCTCCTGAATCTCAGGAGTCAAAAGGGCCATCTAGTGAGGAAAGCGGGGTGCTGGAGAGTCCCGCTGTAACTCCTGCCATGTCCCACTCAAAGCATCCGGTGTCCTTGGACACGGATAGCCACAGTGTGGATGTAAGTGCAGCCGACTTGGGGCACCAAACACTGCCCCTGGCTGCAGACAGTGCTCAGGTCCTGCCCCTGGATGGCAGTGGGCATGAGCTGCAGGCTAGCAGAGCTCCTGTGCAGGAACTTGTGGAGGATTGTTCTTCTCTGCAGGATGTTGCGGAGGAGAACTATAATGACGGGAACAGTGATCCATCTgcaaatgaaactgaaataaaaaacctgGGGGCAGATGCAGTAGTTCCAGCACCATCTGAAGAAGGTAGTGGAGCCCCAAAAAGCAAACCGGACATGTACAAGAGACCCTGTCAACCCTTCGTTCCTGTTCTTAGCAAATACGGATCAAATATTCTTCAGTGGCCATCAGAAATGTTAATTTACACAAGTACAGACCCATCAATTTCGTATAGCTGTAATCctttatattttgattttaagtCATCAAGAGCAAGTGACAGCCAAGAAAAGCCCAAGCATCAACCAAACATACCTCATTTGCACCATAAAACTGAATCTCACCATGTCTTGGTCTCGGATTTTACAAATAAACCTACTTCAGAGTGTGGTGGTTATGAAgtagaagtgaagaaaaatgtgtgcAACTATACAATACCCCTATTAAGTGATGTTTCCCTCTTCAGAAATTGTGACCTtgcaaaaaatcaaaacaaagtgtcCTTGGATGAGTCGTTCACGattagaaaaatagaaaagtatcACATATCTCAAAACCCCTTACAACAAAACACTGTGATAGATGAGAAATACAACAAAGTCTGGATCAAAGAAGGCCATGAAAAATGGCttcacagaggcagaaaaagtaaaaggagaagaaaattatgtCATTGTCATTATCATCACTGTGGGGACACAACAGTACCGGAAATGGAGATGTCTCCAGTAACCGAAAAAGAAGTTACTTacagagatgaaaataaatatcagCACCTCCAAAATAATTCAGAGAAGTGCAGACATGATGCAGGGAATATCTGGTTAACTGCGAGTGAGGTACTGCAGTCACATCGAAAATTTGGCATTGAAAATGGTCCTAAGAGAGTCATGTCTGCATCAGATCACATACACTGGGACAGAGGCTGGTGTGACTTTTGGAGTGCAAAAAATAGTGGCCAACACCATGGTTGTAAAGGACCACACAGAAAGAGCAAAGCAAGCTCCCGAAGGCAGGCAAAGCAGCTGACTACGAGTTCCAGGAGGCACAGCCTAAGGCACTCTAAAACGTGCTGTAGCTGGAAAGGCAGGAGGTCAAGCTATAACCCAGAGCATAAATGTTTAGGACAATGCAGTGAGGAGAAGGGGCTGAGCCAAAACCAGCCCATAAAGAGAGGTTACAGTGTTCTGACAGAAGAGCCTGAGAAACCCCACCGCAAGCGGAGGCAGCACACCTACTCTTCTTCCTCGGATGAAAGTTCATGTGGACAGACATTATCAGCAGAGGAATGTCTAAGGCAAGTACATGCTTTAGGTACATATCACAAGGCAAAAGGGAaacacaggagaaggaaaactaGAATCCATCATGTTTTCCTTGACAGGAATGCAAAAAGTGAGACCTCTGAACCTTCCAAAGAAAATTCTGCAAATtctacattaaatattttggggGACCTATTGACTCAAGACTATCTAGAGGAAACTAATGCAGATCCCAAAGATGATGATGCAAAAGATATGGATGAAACAATGGAGCTGGAGGAAAGCAAGGCGCCTCTAGAAACTGCTGGCCCACAGGTGCTGGAAGATGATAAACTGATGGCGTGCGCAGCGATGGAGAGCGCACCGGCCATGCTTCCTGATGTCATCACAagttctgctgcttctgctcctgaccacactgctccagcagctgctgccaagcagGATCTTCCCcaagaggcaaagaaaaaagaaaatgtcaacaGTCGTGAAAATCAAGCTCGTTACAAAATTCCCGTCCCCAACAGACACTTGGAACATGCTCCTCCTAAATCCTATCTTTGCCATTATGAATTGGCCGAGTCTCTACCGCATGAGAAAATGGGTGAGGTAGCCGGTGAATGGGTGCAGTGTAATCCTGGCATGTTTAGCAGCCCCCCGCCCTTGCCATTCAAAGAAGCACAAGTAAACAGTCACACCTTTCTAACTACCGAGCAGTTAATAGCCCCCTTCCCCCTGCCCGATCAGACGCTGATATTCCCTCCTGATAACCATGAGAAGTTCAAAGAGCTCCCATCGGAGGCGTATCAGCAGATCGTGCCGCAGAACGTGCTGTCCAGCAAAGTGAAGTTCGCGTTCGCCCCGCCGGCGATGCAGCCCCCGGGCTCGCCGCTGCCGCCCTTGCCGCTGCAGCCGCCGCTGTGCTCTACCTCGGTGACCACCATCCACCACaccatcctgcagcagcacGCTGCCGCCGGCGCGCTCAAGGTtctccagccccaccagcagTTCCTCTCGCAGGTCCCGGCTCTTTCCAGAGCGCCTTTACCTCATCTGCCGGTAGGACCGCGGCTCTGCCCGGGCGGCCACGCAGCCTTTGTCGCCCCGCCGCacctgccgctgctgccgccctcGGTCCTGCCCCCCGTCCCGCTGGCCTTTCCCCCGCTGCCGCACACCGTCTTCCCGTCCCTGCTGGCCCCGCACCCGGCTGTCATCCCCCTGCAGCCGCTCTTTTAG